One Rosa chinensis cultivar Old Blush chromosome 5, RchiOBHm-V2, whole genome shotgun sequence genomic region harbors:
- the LOC112164985 gene encoding E3 ubiquitin-protein ligase RGLG4 isoform X2, producing the protein MSSTSGDKAAHTGTQKKHKYAYIPDNFTSIEQVTDALRKEGLESSNLIVGIDFTKSNEWTGMKSFNNRSLHAIGDVPNPYEKAISIIGKTLSPFDEDNLIPCFGFGDATTHDQEVFSFHTDHSPCHGFEEVLTCYKRIAPTLRLSGPTSYGPVIEAAMDIVEKSAGQYHVLVIIADGQVTRSINTNDKELSPQEEKTIKAIADASSYPLSIILIGVGDGPWEDMRKFDDKLPAREFDNFQFVNFTDIMAKQTSASEKEAAFALAALMEVPLQYKATIEFGILGRKTGKGKRTVPRPPPVPYVHRPPPTHEPSAISAPVGNDRDELVCPICLTNAKDLAFGCGHMACRDCGARLSNCHICRQPIRSRLRVYSG; encoded by the exons GTTACAGATGCATTGAGAAAAGAAGGACTAGAGTCTTCTAATCTCATTGTTGGAATAGACTTCACTAAAAGCAATGAATGGACAG GCATGAAGTCATTCAACAATCGAAGCCTACATGCCATTGGCGATGTACCTAATCCGTACGAAAAAGCTATCTCTATAATCGGAAAAACTTTGTCTCCCTTTGATGAAGACAACTTAATTCCTTGTTTTGGCTTTGGTGATG CTACCACTCATGATCAAGAGGTGTTCAGCTTTCACACTGATCATTCACCCTGTCATGGTTTCGAAGAAGTCTTGACCTGCTACAAAAGAATAGCTCCTACTTTACGATTATCAG GGCCAACTTCTTATGGACCTGTAATTGAGGCTGCAATGGACATTGTTGAGAAAAGTGCAGGTCAATACCATGTGTTAGTTATCATTGCAGATGGCCAG GTTACAAGGAGCATCAATACCAACGACAAGGAATTGAGTCCACAAGAGGAGAAGACAATCAAAGCAATTGCAGATGCAAG TTCCTATCCACTCTCCATTATTCTTATTGGAGTCGGTGATGGTCCCTGGGAAGACATGAGAAAATTTGATGACAAGCTCCCTGCACGAGAATTCGATAATTTTCAG TTTGTTAATTTTACGGACATTATGGCTAAACAAACATCTGCCTCTGAGAAAGAGGCTGCTTTTGCTCTTGCTGCCCTCATGGAAGTTCCACTCCAGTATAAGGCAACTATCGAATTTGGTATTCTTGG ACGTAAAACAGGGAAAGGGAAGAGAACAGTTCCACGCCCTCCACCAGTTCCATACGTTCATCGTCCACCTCcgactcatgaaccaagtgcaATCTCAGCACCTGTAGGGAATGACCGCGATGAATTG GTCTGCCCGATCTGCCTGACTAATGCAAAGGACCTGGCGTTTGGCTGTGGACACATG GCCTGCAGAGACTGTGGAGCAAGATTATCCAACTGTCACATATGCCGCCAGCCAATCCGCAGCCGTCTCAGGGTTTACTCTGGATAA
- the LOC112164984 gene encoding pentatricopeptide repeat-containing protein At3g46790, chloroplastic translates to MFPLPMTQMNGLARQAELLVSRTECFNLWTFFIRGRRTYTKPHYRNSYDYTDLLQHCRNTKSIKKLHAQIIIGGLHQNPYVASKLVGKYVECGDSSMGDARKVFDELTERDVFVWNMVIQGYANVGPFAEALKMCNRMRLSGLSPNRYTYPFVLKACGAMRDGKQGQVVHGQIVKSGLDLQLFVGNALVALYSKCEEVEVSRRVFDELPLKDLVSWNSMISGYATNGYPNEAVEIFRAMIQGPTTCLPDHATLVCVLPACIEASAIEVGFWIHSYIVKASIKVDSALGSALISMYANCGRVRVSRVIFDRVSDKNVVLWSAMMRCYGMHGHTDEVLQMFLQFEESGLYPDAVVVLCLLSTCSHAGMVSKGLEIFEKMEDYGVEKNEKHYACIVDLLGRAGLIDRAVKFIESMPIQPGKDVYGALLGACRIHNNIELAEETAEKLFVLDPGNAGRYILLASMYEDAGRWEDAARVRRLIREKNIKKPTGRSSIEVDCIYHTFGADDESHPYTDQIFDTLERMDRIMEEAIVMV, encoded by the coding sequence ATGTTTCCGCTACCGATGACCCAAATGAATGGGTTAGCTAGACAAGCAGAGCTTTTAGTTTCACGAACCGAATGCTTTAATTTATGGACGTTTTTCATTAGGGGTAGAAGAACATACACGAAACCCCATTACAGAAACTCCTATGATTACACAGACTTGCTTCAACATTGCAGGAACACCAAATCAATCAAGAAACTCCACGCCCAGATCATCATCGGAGGTCTACACCAAAACCCATATGTGGCTTCAAAGCTAGTAGGCAAGTACGTGGAGTGTGGTGACTCAAGTATGGGAGATGCACGGAAGGTGTTCGATGAATTGACTGAGAGAGATGTGTTTGTATGGAACATGGTCATTCAGGGTTATGCAAATGTTGGTCCTTTTGCTGAGGCCCTTAAAATGTGTAATAGAATGAGGCTGAGTGGGTTATCCCCAAATCGGTATACTTACCCTTTTGTGCTTAAGGCTTGTGGAGCAATGAGAGATGGAAAGCAGGGTCAGGTTGTTCATGGGCAGATTGTGAAATCTGGGCTTGACTTGCAGTTGTTTGTGGGGAATGCTCTTGTGGCATTGTATTCTAAGTGTGAGGAAGTTGAGGTATCGAGAAGAGTGTTCGATGAATTGCCTCTGAAAGATCTTGTTAGTTGGAATTCCATGATTTCGGGGTATGCCACGAATGGATACCCGAATGAGGCTGTTGAAATTTTTCGTGCAATGATACAAGGTCCTACTACATGCTTGCCTGACCATGCCACTCTGGTTTGCGTGCTTCCGGCTTGTATTGAAGCATCTGCTATTGAAGTTGGGTTTTGGATTCATTCTTACATTGTGAAGGCGAGTATAAAAGTTGACTCTGCTTTGGGCAGTGCTCTCATTTCAATGTATGCAAACTGTGGTCGCGTAAGAGTTTCCAGAGTTATCTTTGATCGAGTAAGTGATAAGAATGTGGTGCTGTGGAGCGCCATGATGAGGTGTTATGGAATGCATGGGCACACAGACGAGGTGCTTCAGATGTTTTTGCAGTTTGAGGAGTCCGGTTTATACCCAGATGCTGTTGTGGTTTTGTGTTTATTGTCCACTTGTAGTCACGCAGGGATGGTTTCAAAAGGCTTGGAAATTTTTGAAAAAATGGAAGATTACGGAGTAGAGAAAAACGAGAAGCATTATGCTTGCATTGTAGACCTTCTGGGAAGAGCTGGGTTAATTGACCGGGCAGTCAAGTTTATTGAAAGCATGCCCATACAGCCAGGGAAAGATGTATACGGTGCACTACTTGGAGCTTGTAGGATACATAATAACATAGAACTTGCCGAAGAAACTGCAGAGAAATTGTTTGTTTTGGATCCTGGAAATGCTGGGAGGTATATTCTTCTGGCCAGCATGTATGAAGATGCAGGGCGATGGGAAGATGCAGCTAGAGTGAGGAGGCTAATCAGAGAGAAGAACATCAAGAAGCCAACTGGACGTAGTTCGATTGAGGTGGATTGCATCTATCACACATTTGGAGCTGATGATGAGTCTCACCCATATACAGACCAGATATTTGACACATTGGAGAGAATGGATAGGATAATGGAAGAAGCCATAGTAATGGTTTAG